A window of Natronoarchaeum philippinense contains these coding sequences:
- a CDS encoding rubrerythrin-like domain-containing protein, protein MKDVKVDPNEESPYECFQCGTIVHSAANPDQCPECGGEMRNRQVPLE, encoded by the coding sequence ATGAAAGACGTCAAAGTCGACCCTAACGAGGAGAGCCCGTACGAATGCTTCCAGTGCGGCACGATCGTTCACTCGGCGGCCAACCCGGACCAGTGTCCGGAATGTGGCGGCGAGATGCGCAATCGACAGGTGCCACTGGAGTAG